One Verrucomicrobiaceae bacterium genomic window carries:
- a CDS encoding peptidoglycan endopeptidase encodes MPFFRLCHPLFLTVLSCALLSQCASQKGKEWEHEENPGKTALIIRGKAVPPADAPESVLRAVSAANRICRKPYRRGGGHAKFEDSAYDCSGSVSYILHAAGMLDEPTTSSALRKFGEKGKGDWITVYAKNGHAFCEICGLRFDTGYSDHDSRGPRWSERSRPIKGFSIRHPEGL; translated from the coding sequence ATGCCGTTTTTTCGCCTCTGCCACCCCCTTTTTCTCACTGTCCTAAGCTGTGCATTGCTCAGTCAATGTGCCTCGCAGAAGGGCAAGGAGTGGGAGCATGAGGAAAATCCAGGAAAAACGGCCCTCATCATCCGTGGGAAGGCCGTCCCTCCTGCTGATGCGCCTGAGTCTGTGCTACGGGCTGTCTCTGCGGCGAACCGTATCTGCCGCAAGCCGTATCGCCGGGGCGGTGGCCACGCCAAGTTCGAGGACAGTGCCTATGACTGCTCTGGCTCTGTCTCCTACATCCTGCATGCGGCAGGCATGCTCGATGAGCCGACCACTTCCTCTGCGCTGCGGAAATTCGGTGAGAAAGGCAAGGGCGACTGGATTACCGTCTATGCGAAGAATGGACACGCTTTCTGTGAAATCTGCGGGTTGCGCTTTGATACGGGTTACAGTGATCATGATAGCCGTGGTCCACGCTGGAGTGAGCGTAGCCGTCCTATCAAGGGCTTCAGCATTCGACACCCGGAGGGCCTGTGA
- a CDS encoding trypsin-like peptidase domain-containing protein: MSSRISLFLFLLLGVSAHAAQAAEKTAAELAAAVRPALVKISQFGREGLDGIGSGFVIRADGLVATNFHVIDVGRRIQVEMQDGKKYAVKSIHATDPDRDLALLQIDAKGLPVLPLGDVESARQGDTVVAMGAPEGLSWSIVQGILSAKRDDLEGFEGRMLLQVAMPVERGNSGGPLLDAQGRVLGVISMKHARKENLGFAIPVDELQHLIEKPNPVLMSRWLTIGALNAKQWKTHLGAEWSQRAGVIHVTEPGEGFGGRALCISTQKVPEGTFETAVNVQLDDEGGAAGLLFCSDGADRHYGFYPSDGKLRLTRFDGPDVYSWTILANPESEHYHPGDWNHLRVRVEPERITCYVNGQAVIEIDDTGLRGGAVGLCKFRQTEADFRNFRVGSDLAEKALDPALAKKFDQQLQNYLSEEEGTDTTLEGLLDQPAAARRLILEKRRELEQETASLRQLERELHRRAVTRDLVQELAKPEPEVNLMRCALLLARHDNAEIDVGAYLAQFRAMVADLKNDPEIRQGTPQAVKRLTRFLFEENGFHGSRGDYESLSNSYMNEVLDDREGLPITLSVLFVEMARELGIQGVFGVPLPGKFMVGWRDGPEGELHLVDVFEGGRSSSVIQITAQLQKDEYLPPDVALPDELLAPATKRSIIQRMLNNLRNHHMGDGDPRESLIHALPYIRLLIALAPEEEDAEVMDLMQSMGVTSREELLRKIDEMMRHKTSGTAKSRGSPVHK, translated from the coding sequence ATGTCTTCACGCATTTCCCTTTTCCTTTTCCTGCTCCTCGGTGTTTCTGCCCATGCTGCGCAGGCAGCAGAAAAAACGGCGGCAGAGCTAGCGGCGGCAGTTCGACCAGCGCTGGTGAAAATTTCTCAATTTGGCCGTGAGGGACTCGATGGGATCGGGAGCGGATTCGTCATCCGGGCAGATGGACTCGTAGCGACGAATTTCCATGTGATCGATGTCGGACGCCGCATCCAGGTGGAGATGCAGGATGGAAAAAAATATGCCGTGAAGAGCATCCATGCCACCGACCCAGACCGCGACCTAGCACTACTACAAATCGACGCAAAGGGCCTGCCCGTGCTACCCCTGGGGGATGTGGAGTCCGCTCGACAGGGAGATACCGTGGTAGCGATGGGAGCACCAGAGGGCCTGAGCTGGAGCATCGTGCAGGGCATCCTTTCCGCGAAGCGGGATGACCTGGAGGGTTTTGAGGGACGCATGCTGCTCCAGGTAGCGATGCCTGTGGAGCGCGGGAACAGCGGCGGGCCGCTACTCGATGCACAGGGCCGTGTGCTAGGCGTGATCTCCATGAAGCACGCACGGAAGGAGAATCTCGGCTTCGCCATCCCAGTAGATGAATTGCAGCACCTCATCGAAAAGCCCAATCCCGTGCTCATGTCACGCTGGCTGACCATCGGCGCACTCAATGCCAAGCAGTGGAAGACGCATTTGGGAGCCGAGTGGAGCCAGCGGGCCGGCGTCATCCACGTCACGGAGCCTGGAGAGGGTTTCGGCGGACGAGCGCTCTGCATCTCCACCCAAAAAGTGCCAGAGGGCACTTTCGAGACCGCCGTGAATGTGCAGCTCGATGATGAGGGCGGCGCTGCGGGCCTGCTCTTCTGCTCCGATGGTGCAGACCGTCATTACGGCTTTTACCCCAGTGATGGAAAGCTGCGCCTGACACGCTTTGACGGTCCAGATGTGTACTCCTGGACGATCCTGGCCAATCCCGAAAGCGAGCACTACCACCCCGGCGACTGGAACCACCTACGAGTGCGAGTGGAGCCAGAGCGCATCACTTGCTACGTGAATGGTCAGGCCGTGATCGAAATCGACGACACAGGCCTTCGCGGTGGCGCGGTGGGTCTGTGCAAATTCCGCCAGACAGAGGCGGACTTTCGGAATTTCCGCGTGGGCAGCGACCTGGCAGAAAAGGCACTCGATCCTGCACTCGCGAAAAAATTCGACCAGCAACTCCAAAACTATCTATCCGAGGAAGAGGGCACCGACACCACGCTAGAAGGACTGCTCGACCAACCCGCCGCCGCACGCCGCCTGATCCTGGAAAAACGCCGCGAGCTAGAGCAAGAAACCGCGAGCCTGCGCCAGCTCGAGCGGGAGCTGCACCGCCGCGCCGTGACGCGTGATCTAGTGCAGGAGCTGGCCAAACCGGAGCCAGAGGTGAACCTGATGCGCTGCGCCCTACTCCTCGCACGCCATGACAATGCGGAAATCGACGTCGGAGCCTATTTAGCGCAATTCCGCGCCATGGTGGCAGATTTGAAAAACGACCCCGAAATCCGCCAAGGCACGCCACAGGCCGTGAAGCGGCTCACACGCTTTCTTTTTGAGGAAAATGGCTTCCACGGCAGTCGCGGCGACTACGAGAGCCTCAGCAACAGCTACATGAATGAGGTGCTCGATGACCGCGAGGGCCTACCGATCACCCTGAGCGTGCTGTTTGTCGAAATGGCCCGCGAGCTAGGCATCCAGGGCGTCTTCGGCGTGCCACTGCCGGGGAAATTCATGGTCGGCTGGCGTGATGGGCCAGAGGGTGAGCTACACCTCGTGGACGTCTTTGAGGGCGGTCGCTCCTCCAGCGTGATCCAGATCACCGCACAGCTCCAGAAAGATGAATACCTGCCGCCCGACGTGGCCCTGCCAGATGAGCTACTCGCTCCCGCCACCAAGCGCTCCATCATCCAGCGCATGCTCAATAATCTGCGCAATCACCACATGGGTGACGGAGATCCACGCGAGTCTCTGATCCATGCGCTGCCCTACATCCGCCTCCTCATCGCCCTGGCTCCTGAGGAAGAGGATGCAGAGGTGATGGACCTCATGCAGAGCATGGGCGTGACCTCCCGTGAGGAGCTACTCAGAAAAATCGACGAAATGATGCGCCACAAGACATCAGGCACCGCCAAGTCTCGTGGCAGCCCCGTCCATAAGTAG
- a CDS encoding protein kinase produces MAERYKIYEKLGAGGVGAVFRAYDSQLKRWVAVKRLMSATETAEDKSIEAELRREADTLASLRNPNVVTIFDVASDAEGLFMVMELLQGEDLADVVGRGPPTL; encoded by the coding sequence ATGGCTGAACGTTACAAAATCTACGAAAAACTCGGCGCCGGCGGCGTCGGTGCGGTCTTCCGGGCCTACGACAGCCAGCTCAAGCGCTGGGTGGCCGTGAAGCGCCTCATGTCAGCCACCGAGACGGCAGAGGATAAATCCATCGAAGCCGAGCTACGCCGCGAGGCGGATACCCTGGCCTCCCTGCGTAATCCGAACGTCGTCACCATCTTTGATGTAGCCAGTGATGCAGAAGGACTCTTCATGGTGATGGAGCTGCTCCAGGGAGAGGACTTGGCCGATGTGGTGGGCCGTGGTCCCCCTACCCTATGA
- a CDS encoding S8 family serine peptidase, with protein MRNRFSMLLACLLTFGSAGRVLAQGTAETRRVFEIQEGGKVRGFDLALDELESKEAQGAKKGRTARQAKNLGEMCQLAREAEAAAGGGAHDLILYEAGKPRTEATRRVLTRQVLLRVGEGFDASLALKAVGGLKVEKPTFAPGYVLLTVRGAGEALTQLDALRRMPGVLAAEPQLARIRPRRLVPNDTYFSYLAGNPGYQWHLRNTGQSPGVAGIDANVTSVWDSYQGNGIRIGIVDDGMEVAHADLAPNADTVNDHDWNDLTPNDPTGNPSSDTHGTACAGVAGARGNNGAGVSGAAPQATLVGLRLIAGSVSDAQEAEAITWRNDIIHLYSNSWGPADDGSDLNDAGPLVKAALQNAATTGRGGKGNIWLWAGGNGGSAQDNSNYDGYANSIYTIAVGALNDSGVRSTYSEPGANILVTAPSNDSAVGHRGITTTTTNGAYTHSFGGTSSATPLAAGAVALLLQSRPELGWRDVKEILIRSASKVNPTHTGWVNNAAGFHFNHDYGAGMVNAQAAVNQTATWTNLGPMTTQQQAQTGLSVAIPDGIAGGTTRTFTIPGSVLMRVEHATVHVAATHGRRGDLNITLTSPSGMTSTLFSAHAADSNLNMDWTFSSVRHWGENAAGNWLVNVSDSVVGSPGTLTGVTLTLFGTNIAQPTAAPAITSSLSASGNVESAISYQIAASQNPQSFSASGLPTGLTVSSSGLISGVPVAAGSYNITLGATNSLGTGTAVLVLNVGPRIPTPPVLISALTAQAVLNVPFNYQISATNSPTSFTATGLPAGLGVHSGSGAISGTPSVAGTFNITISASNADGTDSKTLVLTVSSVASALAQALDAPQLVFTTGGNVPWITPATSTHDLIDAAESGNIADNEQSWLETTVTGPAFISFWFRLSSEAGYDFFRFSIDNEVLWYSDGEHAWRRLGFFVPAGIHTVRWNYTKDDLYDGGSDRLWVDQVAVDSEQAFLGAVLDNPNLTWGMPGSGSWIMQDRRTVDGVDALISPFFLDDGRSSVIETRVLGPGTVSFAWTVFSEPNADFFRFEIDNTVQDQISGYDNTNPQGNTFWATRTHSIPAGEHALRWRYIKNETNSVGLDAAWLDNIQYTPNLASGPPYSQWIGNSFSSQQQGNALLTGPEIDFDGDGRTNLEEYAFGGSPLVHDFANPLSNQPQGTEMWFQYSIETSKTDVVLTPRLSSDLSIWTDSVGEFVTQTGGRNHYRVRVPWTEGRKFLMLRATLTP; from the coding sequence ATGAGAAATCGTTTTAGCATGCTTTTGGCCTGTTTACTGACCTTCGGGTCAGCCGGTCGTGTCTTGGCACAGGGGACGGCGGAGACAAGGAGGGTGTTTGAAATCCAGGAAGGTGGGAAAGTGCGCGGTTTCGATTTGGCTCTCGATGAGCTGGAGTCCAAAGAGGCTCAGGGAGCGAAAAAAGGCCGCACGGCTCGTCAGGCCAAAAACCTGGGTGAAATGTGCCAACTCGCTCGTGAGGCAGAAGCGGCAGCAGGTGGCGGTGCGCACGATTTGATCCTCTATGAGGCTGGGAAACCGCGCACAGAGGCTACGCGGCGTGTTTTGACACGTCAGGTGCTCTTGCGAGTGGGAGAGGGCTTTGATGCATCGTTGGCTCTGAAAGCCGTCGGGGGTTTGAAGGTCGAAAAACCGACTTTTGCGCCTGGTTACGTCCTTTTGACCGTTCGCGGGGCAGGGGAGGCTCTTACTCAGTTGGATGCCTTACGCAGGATGCCAGGAGTGCTGGCTGCGGAGCCGCAACTAGCCCGCATTCGCCCGCGCAGGCTCGTCCCGAATGATACCTACTTTAGCTACTTGGCTGGAAATCCGGGCTACCAGTGGCATTTGCGCAACACGGGGCAGTCGCCTGGCGTGGCTGGCATCGACGCGAATGTCACATCCGTTTGGGACAGCTATCAGGGCAATGGTATCCGCATCGGCATCGTCGATGATGGCATGGAGGTAGCGCACGCAGACTTGGCACCGAACGCGGATACGGTGAATGACCACGACTGGAATGATCTCACGCCCAATGATCCCACAGGCAATCCTAGTAGTGACACGCACGGCACCGCCTGCGCTGGTGTGGCCGGTGCGCGTGGCAACAATGGCGCGGGCGTCTCTGGTGCTGCGCCGCAGGCCACGCTGGTCGGGCTGCGTCTCATCGCTGGCAGTGTGAGCGATGCCCAAGAGGCGGAGGCTATTACTTGGAGGAATGACATCATCCATCTCTACAGCAACTCCTGGGGCCCCGCAGATGATGGGAGCGATCTTAATGACGCTGGTCCGCTGGTGAAAGCCGCGCTGCAAAATGCCGCAACCACTGGCCGCGGTGGCAAAGGCAACATCTGGCTATGGGCCGGCGGTAATGGTGGCTCCGCGCAGGACAATTCCAATTACGATGGCTATGCGAACTCGATTTACACCATCGCCGTGGGTGCGCTAAATGACAGCGGCGTGCGCAGCACCTACTCCGAGCCGGGTGCGAATATCCTCGTCACCGCGCCATCGAATGACAGCGCAGTGGGGCATCGCGGCATCACCACGACGACGACGAATGGTGCTTACACGCACAGCTTTGGCGGCACCTCATCTGCCACGCCGCTGGCGGCAGGTGCGGTGGCTTTGCTGTTGCAGAGCCGCCCAGAGCTAGGCTGGCGTGATGTGAAGGAAATCCTCATCCGCAGTGCCTCCAAAGTGAATCCCACGCATACCGGCTGGGTGAACAATGCGGCAGGCTTCCACTTCAACCACGATTACGGCGCAGGCATGGTCAATGCGCAGGCTGCGGTGAATCAGACTGCGACGTGGACGAATCTCGGCCCCATGACGACCCAGCAGCAGGCACAGACGGGCCTGAGCGTGGCGATTCCCGATGGGATCGCAGGCGGCACCACGCGCACCTTCACCATCCCCGGCAGCGTGCTCATGCGAGTGGAGCACGCGACGGTGCATGTCGCCGCCACCCACGGCAGGCGCGGTGATCTCAATATCACGCTCACTTCTCCATCTGGCATGACGAGCACGCTTTTCTCAGCACACGCAGCAGATTCGAACCTGAATATGGACTGGACCTTCTCCAGCGTGCGGCATTGGGGCGAAAACGCTGCGGGTAACTGGCTCGTGAACGTCAGCGATAGCGTGGTAGGCAGCCCCGGCACACTCACGGGTGTCACGCTGACTCTATTCGGCACGAATATCGCACAGCCCACCGCAGCGCCAGCGATCACCAGCTCGCTGAGTGCCAGTGGCAATGTGGAGTCCGCAATCAGCTACCAGATCGCCGCTTCGCAGAATCCGCAGTCGTTTTCTGCCAGCGGATTGCCCACTGGGCTGACCGTGAGCTCGAGTGGGCTCATCAGTGGAGTGCCGGTGGCAGCAGGTAGCTACAACATCACTCTCGGAGCTACCAACAGTCTCGGTACGGGCACTGCGGTACTCGTTCTGAATGTGGGACCACGTATACCCACACCGCCGGTCCTCATCAGTGCACTTACTGCGCAGGCGGTGCTCAATGTGCCGTTTAATTACCAAATCAGCGCCACAAACTCGCCGACTTCTTTTACAGCGACGGGACTACCAGCGGGATTGGGCGTGCATTCGGGCTCGGGGGCGATCTCGGGCACGCCGAGTGTGGCTGGCACCTTTAATATAACCATCAGCGCCAGCAATGCCGATGGCACAGATAGCAAAACGCTCGTTCTCACCGTGAGCAGCGTCGCCTCCGCGCTAGCGCAGGCACTGGATGCTCCGCAGCTGGTCTTTACCACTGGCGGGAATGTGCCGTGGATCACACCAGCGACGAGTACGCACGACCTCATTGATGCCGCTGAGAGTGGAAATATCGCCGATAACGAACAGAGTTGGCTCGAAACAACCGTGACCGGTCCTGCCTTCATCTCCTTCTGGTTCCGGCTATCGTCCGAGGCTGGGTATGACTTCTTCCGCTTCTCCATTGATAACGAAGTTCTTTGGTACAGCGACGGTGAGCATGCTTGGCGTCGGTTGGGCTTCTTTGTGCCTGCTGGCATCCACACCGTGAGGTGGAATTACACCAAAGATGATCTTTACGATGGCGGCTCGGACCGACTGTGGGTGGATCAGGTCGCGGTGGATAGCGAGCAGGCATTCCTCGGAGCCGTGTTGGATAATCCCAATCTCACCTGGGGTATGCCTGGCTCCGGCTCCTGGATCATGCAGGATCGACGCACGGTCGATGGTGTCGATGCGCTCATCAGCCCCTTTTTCCTCGATGATGGACGTAGCAGCGTGATCGAGACGCGAGTGCTCGGCCCTGGAACGGTGAGTTTTGCCTGGACGGTATTTTCAGAGCCGAATGCGGACTTTTTTCGCTTCGAGATCGATAACACCGTGCAGGACCAAATCAGCGGCTACGACAACACGAATCCCCAGGGCAACACCTTCTGGGCCACGCGAACACACAGTATTCCCGCTGGTGAGCATGCGCTGCGCTGGCGCTACATTAAAAACGAAACCAACTCAGTCGGTCTGGATGCCGCATGGCTCGATAACATCCAGTACACGCCCAATTTGGCCTCTGGGCCGCCTTACTCGCAGTGGATCGGCAACAGCTTCTCCAGCCAACAGCAAGGCAATGCGCTGCTCACCGGGCCGGAGATTGATTTTGATGGAGATGGCCGCACGAACTTGGAAGAGTATGCCTTTGGTGGATCGCCACTGGTGCATGATTTTGCAAATCCGCTCTCCAATCAGCCCCAGGGCACGGAAATGTGGTTTCAATACAGCATCGAGACAAGCAAGACGGACGTGGTGCTCACACCACGGCTCTCCAGCGACTTATCGATCTGGACGGACAGCGTGGGCGAGTTCGTGACCCAAACGGGAGGGCGCAATCACTACCGCGTGCGAGTGCCGTGGACCGAAGGGCGGAAATTTCTCATGCTGCGAGCCACTTTGACGCCTTGA
- a CDS encoding SGNH/GDSL hydrolase family protein, with amino-acid sequence MRTSCMKPLLFFLLTFLPVHMQAEDLQLTLPPVVHAVSGVPLSIYDDNIILTQTPEAYRFEYRCAVGKKEPRCWSMLPGDAEIGTHPLEVIVRDTAGTELARASTKLSVSRRDAGQGKALRMLILGDSLTHATLYPNELARWLSTPENPAWSMIGTHIPASAKPGVAHEGYGGWKWADFLTKYTPQPPGITAGPLAKKSTSPFIYPDAAQKPVFDLTRYFKEHASGHPPDVVTFLLGINDCFGAAPDSPDAKITEVLTQAEKLLAAFRQAAPQAVLAVGLTTPPNSRQVAFEANYKDKYTRWGWKRIQHRLVRRMLERLGGREAENIHLVPTELYLDPVDGYPANNGVHPNATGYAQIGTSFYCWLKSRYQ; translated from the coding sequence ATGCGTACCTCTTGCATGAAGCCTCTGCTTTTTTTTCTGCTCACGTTCCTGCCTGTTCACATGCAGGCGGAGGATCTCCAGCTCACGCTGCCGCCTGTGGTGCACGCTGTGTCTGGCGTGCCGCTATCCATCTACGATGACAATATCATCCTCACCCAGACACCCGAGGCGTATCGCTTCGAGTACCGCTGTGCGGTCGGTAAAAAAGAGCCGCGCTGCTGGTCCATGCTGCCCGGAGATGCAGAAATCGGCACGCATCCGCTCGAAGTGATCGTGCGCGATACCGCTGGCACAGAACTCGCCCGTGCCAGCACCAAGCTGAGTGTCTCCCGACGTGATGCAGGGCAGGGGAAGGCACTGCGGATGCTCATCCTCGGAGATAGCCTGACACATGCCACCCTTTACCCCAATGAACTCGCACGCTGGCTCTCGACACCTGAGAATCCGGCTTGGAGCATGATCGGCACACACATCCCCGCATCTGCAAAACCAGGCGTAGCGCATGAGGGCTATGGAGGATGGAAATGGGCAGATTTTTTGACCAAATACACGCCGCAGCCACCGGGCATCACCGCTGGCCCACTAGCCAAAAAAAGCACCAGCCCATTCATTTACCCTGATGCAGCTCAGAAGCCCGTTTTTGACCTCACGCGGTATTTCAAAGAGCATGCCTCGGGGCATCCGCCGGATGTCGTCACCTTCCTGCTCGGCATCAATGACTGCTTTGGAGCAGCGCCTGACTCCCCAGATGCCAAAATCACCGAAGTGCTCACTCAGGCAGAGAAGCTCCTCGCGGCCTTTCGCCAGGCAGCACCTCAGGCCGTGCTCGCGGTAGGCCTGACCACCCCGCCAAACTCGCGTCAGGTCGCCTTTGAAGCGAATTACAAAGACAAATACACCCGCTGGGGATGGAAGCGCATCCAGCACAGGCTCGTCCGCCGCATGCTGGAGCGGCTCGGTGGTCGCGAGGCAGAGAACATCCATCTCGTGCCCACAGAGCTCTATCTCGATCCAGTAGATGGCTATCCGGCCAATAATGGAGTGCATCCGAATGCCACCGGCTACGCCCAGATCGGCACCAGTTTTTACTGCTGGCTGAAATCCCGCTATCAATGA
- a CDS encoding NUDIX domain-containing protein, whose amino-acid sequence MFHANPILYRPNVAAILQREDGKILVAERINIAGAWQFPQGGVDDGETHEQALFRELEEEIGVQKHLLSILDVKGGYRYAFPKGRLKYGIYGGQEQTYYLCRYTGTDADIHLDATHREFATFRWILPSEFRLDWTPRFKQAVYRQVMRDFFQVEPVA is encoded by the coding sequence ATGTTCCACGCAAATCCCATCCTCTATCGACCCAATGTGGCTGCCATCCTCCAGCGTGAGGATGGTAAGATCCTGGTGGCCGAGCGTATCAACATCGCTGGTGCATGGCAATTCCCCCAAGGCGGTGTGGATGATGGGGAGACGCATGAGCAGGCTCTCTTCCGCGAGCTAGAGGAGGAGATCGGTGTCCAAAAGCATCTTCTGAGCATCCTCGATGTGAAAGGCGGCTATCGCTATGCTTTCCCGAAGGGCCGACTCAAGTACGGCATCTACGGTGGCCAGGAGCAGACTTACTATCTCTGCCGCTACACCGGGACGGATGCAGACATCCATCTCGATGCCACTCACCGTGAGTTTGCGACCTTTCGCTGGATTTTGCCGAGTGAGTTCCGCCTGGATTGGACTCCGAGATTCAAGCAAGCTGTCTATCGCCAAGTGATGCGAGATTTCTTCCAAGTGGAGCCGGTAGCGTAA
- the ruvC gene encoding crossover junction endodeoxyribonuclease RuvC, producing MARLLPSPEPAATPAGAPRRVLAIDPALRKTGWAIVETDARGTLHALAWGVIVNKPALLPSGCLVAIREQLCDAIRTHAPDVCAIESTIFVQSYKTAIVLGTARGAALIAAAEHGLAIYEYAPREIKQAAVGRGAAQKEQVAFMMRSMLRLRETPPADAADALAVAITHFQNQSAMRITDREARRV from the coding sequence ATGGCACGCCTCCTCCCCAGCCCTGAGCCAGCGGCCACACCAGCAGGCGCACCACGTCGCGTGCTCGCCATCGACCCCGCATTGCGAAAAACCGGCTGGGCCATCGTCGAGACAGACGCACGCGGCACCCTGCATGCGCTAGCCTGGGGCGTCATCGTGAACAAGCCCGCACTACTGCCCAGCGGCTGCCTCGTCGCCATCCGGGAGCAGCTTTGCGATGCCATCCGCACCCACGCCCCAGACGTCTGCGCCATCGAGAGCACCATCTTTGTGCAGAGCTATAAAACGGCCATCGTGCTCGGCACCGCACGCGGCGCAGCCCTCATCGCCGCCGCAGAGCACGGCCTAGCCATCTACGAATACGCCCCGCGCGAAATTAAACAGGCCGCTGTAGGCCGTGGAGCCGCACAAAAAGAGCAAGTCGCCTTCATGATGCGCTCCATGCTGCGCCTCCGCGAGACCCCACCCGCCGATGCCGCCGACGCCCTCGCCGTCGCCATCACCCACTTCCAAAATCAAAGTGCCATGCGCATCACCGACCGCGAAGCAAGGCGAGTGTAA